The Flavobacteriales bacterium genome has a segment encoding these proteins:
- a CDS encoding metallophosphoesterase: MRILNLFACLILSLNLLAQDVHIIRGPYLQSGFTDKVTVCLRTDNEAQPTVFYGSDRAALTDSAKASKAGTDLEIDITGLQPNAKYYYEIRVDGNVLLPASDDLFFRTHPTSTEGMTVRGWVLGDCGTANDDQRAVRDAYYNYIGSEPTDMMLFLGDNAYHRGTDKEYQGALFEDMYENRLKNTIAWSCIGNHDGYSAKSETQSGPYYDIFHFPTKAECGGTPSGTEAYYSFDYGDVHFISLDSHQSDRSVGGAMYTWAENDLANTSAKWLIVFWHHPAYSMGSHNSDKEKRLVEMRQNFVPLMEKYGVDVIFSGHSHSYERSYMLHGHYGDSDSFDKEKMTVSNGSGNGHEDGDGAYQKTPDLEGKGMVYLTAGSSGKTSGFEKELHEAMLFSLNELGSCAFEIKDNRFDLKFIDNNGKVEDYFTIVK, from the coding sequence ATGAGAATTCTGAACCTTTTCGCCTGTCTTATCCTCTCACTCAACCTGCTGGCGCAGGATGTCCACATCATCCGCGGTCCGTATTTGCAGAGCGGTTTTACCGATAAGGTGACCGTTTGCCTCCGTACGGACAATGAAGCGCAACCGACCGTTTTCTATGGAAGCGACCGCGCGGCATTGACCGATTCTGCCAAGGCATCCAAGGCGGGAACAGACCTCGAAATTGACATTACAGGACTACAGCCCAACGCAAAATACTACTACGAGATACGTGTGGATGGAAACGTGCTTCTACCTGCCAGCGATGACCTTTTCTTCCGCACGCACCCTACTTCTACCGAAGGTATGACCGTGCGCGGTTGGGTGCTTGGCGATTGCGGCACCGCCAATGATGACCAGCGTGCCGTGCGCGATGCGTACTACAACTACATCGGGTCGGAACCCACGGACATGATGCTGTTTTTGGGCGACAACGCCTACCACCGTGGCACGGACAAGGAATATCAGGGCGCGCTGTTTGAGGACATGTACGAGAACCGTTTGAAAAACACCATCGCGTGGTCGTGCATCGGCAACCACGATGGGTATTCGGCCAAGTCAGAAACGCAATCGGGGCCGTATTACGACATCTTCCACTTCCCTACCAAGGCCGAGTGTGGCGGCACGCCTTCAGGCACCGAAGCGTACTATTCGTTCGATTACGGAGATGTGCACTTCATCTCGCTGGACTCGCACCAGTCCGACCGTTCCGTTGGTGGCGCCATGTACACCTGGGCCGAGAACGACCTTGCCAACACTTCCGCCAAGTGGCTCATCGTGTTCTGGCATCATCCGGCCTACTCCATGGGTTCGCACAACTCCGACAAGGAAAAGAGGTTGGTGGAAATGCGCCAGAACTTCGTTCCGCTGATGGAGAAATATGGGGTGGATGTGATCTTCTCGGGCCACAGCCACAGCTACGAGCGTTCGTACATGCTGCACGGCCATTATGGCGATTCCGATTCCTTCGACAAGGAGAAGATGACCGTATCGAACGGTAGCGGAAACGGCCACGAGGATGGCGATGGTGCGTACCAGAAAACACCCGACCTGGAAGGCAAAGGCATGGTCTATCTCACGGCCGGTTCATCGGGCAAGACCTCCGGTTTCGAGAAGGAACTGCACGAAGCGATGCTGTTCTCGCTGAATGAACTCGGCTCCTGCGCCTTCGAAATCAAGGACAACCGCTTCGACCTGAAATTCATTGACAACAACGGCAAGGTGGAGGATTATTTTACGATTGTGAAGTGA